Proteins from one Anastrepha obliqua isolate idAnaObli1 chromosome 2, idAnaObli1_1.0, whole genome shotgun sequence genomic window:
- the LOC129239255 gene encoding platelet-activating factor acetylhydrolase IB subunit beta homolog, which translates to MNPCAVPTQRPDVDGDERWICIHRRFISECREKDPDVIFLGDCVLETLQDTETWNQYFAPMHCLNFSIRGDRTENVLWRVENGELDNVKPKIIVLHVGTNNIENSAEQIAEGIVEIVHRIRAKLPGTYIVLPTLLPRGHLPNKLREKNAEVNRIVKEKVIGLNQVQTVCIDKGLLQTDNTISHHDMFDYKNLTNSGAKKAFEPVHDLLSQILNENEPEKDLTPSE; encoded by the exons ATGAACCCCTGTGCTGTACCAACGCAACGCCCAGACGTGGATGGCGACGAACGCTGGATTTG CATTCATCGTCGCTTCATATCCGAATGTCGTGAGAAAGATCCTGACGTCATATTTCTAGGGGATTGTGTGTTAGAAACACTGCAGGATACCGAGACATGGAATCAATATTTTGCACCAATGCATTGCCTTAACTTTAGTATACGCGGCGATCGAACGGAAAATGTGTTGTGGCGCGTAGAAAATGGGGAACTGGACAATGTTAAACCCAAG ATTATTGTGTTGCATGTGGGTACAAATAACATTGAAAACAGTGCTGAACAGATAGCAGAAGGCATTGTTGAAATAGTACATAGAATACGAGCGAAACTACCGGGCACATATATCGTATTACCa acttTACTGCCTCGTGGCCATCTACCGAATAAGCTGAGAGAGAAAAACGCCGAAGTAAATCGAATTGTTAAGGAAAAGGTGATCGGACTGAATCAGGTGCAAACGGTTTGCATCGACAAAGGTCTGTTGCAAACAGACAATACCATTAGTCATCATGATATGTTCGATTATAAGAACTTGACGAATAGTGGAGCGAAAAAAGCCTTTGAACCGGTACACGATTTGCtttcacaaattttgaatgaaaacgaACCGGAAAAAGA
- the LOC129238976 gene encoding gastrula zinc finger protein XlCGF57.1-like, whose amino-acid sequence MNQLSRNNMQEFCRTCLRSLQKRRRQERETTPTNLELLTTFGNDSDSINSYNLSLLPQLRKLFVLFTSLDIAEEGDEDAYPRSLCQLCYDKMIDFQEFRQLAINSAEVLYKIVNSLDDDTIKSTEETANLQPNENHAIACKTELLESGYQNRDDDDDQLLLPELADLMETSIKTEPSIEINRSNIPSSEIILPNIDISKNPFTAVVKNEIESECEEEENNSISDDADDEEHTLRNETNTSRRLRKNVSSTLGVRQRFYGQPRKRDRSKKALKCPRCDKQVYKQVYLDAHIRAIHEGYEKPFLCTQCEKAFTRYGQLHTHIESQHLSEDNFSCDFNGCDAVFKSKNTWETHRQVVHTTLFRCGLQEMLEFHNTQLSNEIGTDHICHQCFKKYSSKRALTEHLKRHAQIKDHVCKVCGAAKVTRTELLTHMRTHKPNLEKFKCSICPQEFNHKNAISRHVRVVHEGQRRFPCSYCPKRFGTRNSQVCHERLHTGERPFNCKLCNKRYAQVEGLKSHMKSHDKNLRKYVCSFCSQRFITRKNLIDHEKRHRSDKPHICNACSRGFFSKEDLRVHKRAHTDEELREKTERRRRYETFQEVGDSLGEQATESAGEGILGYSSSQSSN is encoded by the exons atgaaTCAATTATCACGGAATAATATGCAAGAATTTTGTCGAACCTGCCTCAGAAGTTTGCAAAAACGTCGCCGGCAAGAGAGGGAAACGACGCCCACTAATTTGGAATTGCTGACGACCTTCGGAAATGATTCTGATTCGATAAATAGTTATAATCTAAGCCTTTTGCCCCAATTGCGAAAACTATTCGTATTATTTACCTCATTGGATATCGCTGAGGAAGGTGATGAAGATGCTTATCCGCGAAGCCTCTGTCAGCTGTGCTATGACAAGATGATCGACTTTCAAGAGTTTCGCCAGTTAGCGATTAATTCAGCGGAAGTCTTGTACAAAATTGTAAACAGTTTAGATGATGATACGATAAAATCAACTGAGGAAACTGCCAACCTACAGCCGAATGAAAATCATGCAATAGCATGCAAAACAGAACTTTTAGAAAGTGGTTACCAAAATAGGGACGATGACGACGACCAGCTG CTTTTACCCGAACTTGCAGATTTGATGGAAACATCAATAAAAACAGAGCCGTCTATTGAAATTAATAGATCTAATATCCCTTCTTCTGAAATAATACTGCCGAACattgatatttcgaaaaatccTTTCACTGCGGTTGTTAAGAACGAAATTGAATCGGAGTGTGAGGAGGAAGAAAACAATTCAATCAGTGATGATGCCGATGACGAGGAACACACGTTAAGAAATGAGACCAACACGTCCAGGAGATTGCGTAAAAATGTATCATCTACTCTCGGAGTTAGacaacggttttatggccagcCACGAAAACGTGACCGCAGCAAGAAGGCACTGAAGTGTCCTCGCTGTGATAAACAGGTGTACAAGCAGGTTTACTTGGATGCGCACATTCGCGCTATACATGAAGGCTATGAAAAACCATTTCTTTGTACGCAATGTGAAAAAGCATTTACACGCTACGGTCAATTACATACGCACATTGAGTCGCAACATTTATCAGAAGACAACTTTTCGTGTGACTTTAATGGTTGCGATGCTgtttttaaatcgaaaaataCGTGGGAGACACATAGACAAGTGGTACACACGA CCCTATTTCGTTGTGGCCTCCAAGAAATGTTAGAGTTTCATAATACACAGCTCAGTAACGAAATTGGAACGGATCACATTTGTCATCAGTGCTTCAAGAAGTATAGTTCCAAACGCGCTCTCACTGAGCATCTGAAACGACATGCCCAAATCAAGGATCACGTTTGCAAGGTGTGTGGTGCAGCCAAGGTGACGCGTACAGAGCTGCTAACACATATGCGCACACACAAACCCAATTTAGAAAAGTTCAAGTGCAGCATTTGCCCACAAGAATTTAATCATAAAAACGCTATATCCAGACATGTGCGAGTGGTGCACGAAGGTCAACGTCGTTTTCCTTGCAGCTATTGTCCAAAGCGTTTTGGGACCCGCAATTCGCAAGTCTGTCACGAACGTTTGCACACTGGTGAACGTCCTTTCAATTGTAAGCTATGCAACAAACGTTATGCACAGGTGGAAGGACTAAAATCACATATGAAAAGTCATGATAAGAATttgcgtaaatatgtatgctcaTTTTGTTCGCAACGATTCATCACAAGGAAAAATCTGATAGATCACGAAAAGCGTCATCGAAGTGATAAACCGCATATATGTAATGCTTGTAGTCGAGGCTTTTTTTCGAAGGAAGATCTTCGCGTGCACAAACGGGCACATACCGATGAAGAACTACGTGAGAAGACCGAGCGGCGGaggcgttatgagacgtttcaAGAAGTTGGTGATAGTCTTGGAGAGCAGGCGACGGAATCAGCTGGTGAAGGAATTTTAGGCTATAGCAGTTCGCAGAGCAGTAACTGA
- the LOC129238985 gene encoding zinc finger protein ZFP2-like — translation MREITHQSWHSFCRTCLQELAEKSSLSGEKYRLHDSEDLEKLVIAHSSMALAEDVELPEFVCDVCYEKLQSFYEFSCKIKQSICILSDILKDSDANKAIEENNMLDSGQVNEEHLEISDNGGLRTGTYSSSHPTKSRDQLQNIIENTVVKDLNDPLDSYKDMKNVYNEEIFYEIGIGLQSNISNISGTKSNAKDCTIITPESSKHEDAIDDLEFSTDCENYEDRLASLDIYTQTPALQDKEAATDCDRLIVERTNKSPGTSGKGKSGKYRLKNNKISPHKETKKTTKAVKIVSRKKATKHGQSDISGIAKFQCEQCPRRSVTWENYEAHLRTHQGLKPYLCNECGHSFNRAAHFRAHVREVHAPVTLQFICSFEGCSKVFKREGSYKMHYRLKHSPAYVNREPKKYICEDCGSTFKNGTKFKEHRYKHAPVEEYPFKCNECGKRYRSKRTYKEHQLRHSGIKNFVCPHCGMRKTTQNELRSHINYHTKEKQWPCSKCPSVFNSSANLGMHDRIVHKGIRRFACSYCNQSFGKQDTLKHHEMRHTGEKPHGCELCGKRFIQVVALRAHMKTHNKQTSRKSIKIPEREKPEILAQSVLRYEAEGIVVKID, via the exons ATGAGAGAAATAACGCATCAAAGTTGGCACTCTTTCTGTCGTACTTGTCTCCAGGAATTGGCAGAAAAGTCATCGCTATCGGGTGAAAAGTATAGACTGCATGATAGTGAGGATCTCGAGAAGCTAGTAATAGCGCACAGTTCAATGGCATTAGCGGAAGATGTTGAATTACCCGAGTTCGTATGTGATGTCTGTTATGAGAAGTTGCAGTCTTTCTACGAATTTTCTTGTAAAATTAAGCAGTCAATTTGCATATTATCGGATATACTCAAAGACAGCGATGCCAATAAAGCCATCGAAGAGAATAATATGTTGGACAGTGGTCAGGTAAATGAAGAACACCTGGAAATTAGTGATAATGGCGGTTTGAGGACAGGAACTTACTCAAGTTCACATCCAACAAAAAGTCGGGACCAACTTCAAAACATCATCGAAAACACG GTTGTAAAAGATTTAAACGATCCGCTTGATTCCTATAAGGACATGAAGAATGTCTATAATGAGGAAATCTTCTATGAAATTGGAATCGGACTGCAAAGCAATATAAGCAATATAAGCGGCACTAAATCAAATGCAAAAGATTGTACCATCATAACACCAGAGTCTTCAAAGCATGAAGATGCAATAGATGATTTAGAATTTTCTACAGATTGTGAAAATTATGAGGATAGATTAGCGAGTCTAGATATTTATACACAAACGCCAGCTTTGCAGGACAAAGAGGCTGCCACCGACTGTGATAGATTAATTGTAGAACGTACGAATAAATCACCAGGGACATCAGGAAAGGGAAAGAGTGGAAAATacagattaaaaaataataaaatttcgccacataaagaaacgaaaaaaacaacaaaagcagttAAAATCGTGTCAAGAAAGAAAGCCACTAAACATGGTCAGAGCGATATTAGTGGTATAGCTAAATTTCAATGTGAACAATGTCCTCGCCGTTCAGTTACGTGGGAAAATTATGAGGCTCACTTACGCACCCATCAAGGTCTCAAACCATATCTGTGCAACGAATGTGGTCACAGCTTCAATAGAGCAGCCCATTTTCGTGCCCACGTACGTGAAGTTCATGCACCTGTGACGCTACAATTTATCTGTTCCTTCGAGGGTTGCAGCAAAGTTTTCAAACGAGAAGGCTCATACAAAATGCACTACCGCCTCAAACACTCACCGGCTTATGTTAATCGCGAAcctaagaaatatatttgtgaGGATTGTGGAAGCACATTCAAAAATGGAACGAAATTTAAAGAACATCGTTATAAACATGCACCCGTCGAGGAATATCCATTCAAATGTAACGAGTGTGGCAAACGATATCGTTCGAAACGTACTTATAAGGAACATCAGTTGCGACATTCGggcataaaaaattttgtttgtccaCATTGTGGCATGAGAAAAACTACACAAAATGAATTGCGTTCACATATTAACTACCATACAAAAGAGAAACAATGGCCATGTTCAAAGTGTCCAAGTGTATTCAACAGTTCAGCGAACCTGGGTATGCATGACCGTATTGTGCACAAAGGCATACGACGTTTCGCGTGTAGCTATTGCAATCAAAGTTTCGGAAAGCAAGACACTTTAAAGCATCACGAAATGCGTCACACTGGCGAAAAACCTCACGGATGTGAGTTGTGCGGTAAACGATTTATTCAAGTGGTTGCGCTACGTGCACACATGAAGACTCATAATAAACAAACCTCACGAAAGTCCATTAAAATACCAGAAAGAGAAAAGCCTGAAATACTTGCGCAAAGCGTTCTGCGATACGAAGCAGAAGGCATTGTGgtaaaaatagattaa